Proteins encoded in a region of the Ptychodera flava strain L36383 chromosome 4, AS_Pfla_20210202, whole genome shotgun sequence genome:
- the LOC139131304 gene encoding uncharacterized protein, which yields MRKTIGEIHGLAQKSALFDWDTDKEVVPSKRPHIEECHPYISAKNISDVIKLFQESPEGLEPIDRICLRHCFKVIEKYDIKTLSSAMISVFGTRIKVVFTAGTEHRFEITLDENYTPICRKISSIPEESEESKHKKIVRNCSQHISLKDIHDVILQLESSGIEIPEGDVRCLKYCYTFVEEKEAGVLSSAIIAVLGMTVTVIFKSGLEENKFEIILNDHGNPICHQPNKRDKTDEDDVGHHNLRRAQKPLYPSLAIVVDCHPCIGYKHIHGIIQNLESSEEELLDGDLRCLKYCYTIIKEQEKQDLENAKIIIYGICVTVVLKCGAEVNIFEITLTDKNEPTCRKMRRTIEEIRALAPESAQFQWDCYKGTSGKFMEFEKECIPKISFKDVHEVMGQLKAAAIGNDLICLQYCYNVLKSYPSEDFEDARLMVYGENIKVEFYSGEKSNLFEVTLNDKNDPVLNDNGLYYWKYEGKAVAVCQSKREIKKDCQPCISYEHIHDIIRQLETSKERLHDGDMRCLKYCYTMIKQHEKQDLENAKIIIYGISVTVVLKCGAEVNMFEITLTDKNEPTCRKIRRTIEEIRALTQETAQFQWNWYKETSGKFTTFEKKCIPKISYKDVHEVIGQLKAAAIGNDLRCLQYCYNVLKSYPSEDFEDACLMVYGEHIKVEFYSGEKSNLFEVTLDDKNDPVLNDNGLYYWKYEEKAVTICPSKEGKLSCYSAIIRDHDLSQTS from the exons ATGCGAAAAACCATTGGGGAAATCCATGGTCTTGCACAGAAAAGCGCTTTATTTGACTGGGATACCGATAAAG AAGTAGTTCCTAGTAAGAGGCCACATATCGAAGAGTGTCATCCCTACATCTCGGCTAAAAATATAAGTGACGTTATTAAGTTATTCCAGGAATCGCCTGAAGGCCTTGAACCTATCGACCGTATCTGCCTGAGGCATTGTTTTAAAGTGATAGAAAAGTATGATATTAAA acccTAAGCAGTGCCATGATATCTGTATTTGGAACCCGTATAAAGGTGGTCTTTACTGCTGGTACTGAACACCGATTTGAGATTACATTGGATGAAAATTACACTCCCATTTGTCGCAAAATATCCAGTATTCCAGAAGAGAGCGAAGAATCAAAGCATAAAA AAATCGTCCGGAATTGTTCTCAGCATATAAGTCTGAAGGACATTCATGATGTCATATTGCAGTTGGAATCATCTGGAATAGAAATTCCAGAGGGTGATGTGAGATGCCTGAAGTATTGTTACACCTTTGTGGAAGAGAAGGAAGCTGGG GTCTTGAGTAGCGCCATCATTGCTGTACTAGGAATGACGGTAACGGTAATATTCAAGTCTGGTTTGGAAGAAAACAAGTTTGAGATCATACTGAATGACCATGGTAATCCAATTTGTCACCAACCAAACAAACGAGACAAAACAGATGAAGATGACGTAGGCCATCATAACCTTCGTCGGGCACAAAAACCGC TTTATCCTTCCTTGGCAATCGTGGTGGATTGTCACCCATGCATCGGCTACAAACATATCCACGGCATTATACAGAACTTAGAATCGTCGGAAGAGGAATTACTTGATGGAGATTTGCGGTGCCTGAAGTACTGCTACACTATCATAAAGGAACAAGAAAAACAG GATTTGGAGAAcgcaaaaattataatatacgGAATTTGTGTCACCGTCGTTTTGAAGTGTGGTGCTGAAGTCAACATATTCGAGATTACCCTGACTGATAAAAATGAACCAACATGTCGTAAGATGCGAAGGACTATAGAGGAAATTCGTGCTCTCGCGCCGGAAAGTGCACAATTTCAGTGGGATTGTTATAAAG GAACATCCGGGAAGTTCATGGAATTTGAAAAGGAATGTATTCCGAAAATATCTTTCAAGGATGTTCATGAAGTAATGGGGCAATTAAAAGCAGCCGCAATCGGAAACGATTTGATATGTCTTCAGTATTGCTACAACGTATTAAAGTCCTATCCAAGCGAA GATTTCGAAGATGCTCGTCTCATGGTGTATGGAGAGAATATTAAGGTTGAATTTTATTCGGGGGAAAAATCTAATCTGTTTGAAGTGACTCTGAATGACAAGAATGACCCTGTCTTGAATGACAATGGTCTGTATTATTGGAAATACGAAGGAAAGGCCGTTGCAGTTTGTCAAAGCAAAAGAG AAATCAAGAAGGATTGTCAACCATGCATCAGCTACGAACATATCCACGACATTATACGGCAGTTAGAAACGTCGAAAGAGCGACTACATGATGGAGACATGCGCTGCCTGAAGTACTGCTACACAATGATAAAGCAACACGAAAAGCAG GATTTGGAAAACGCAAAAATTATTATATACGGAATTAGTGTCACCGTCGTTTTGAAGTGTGGTGCTGAAGTCAACATGTTCGAGATTACCCTGACTGATAAAAATGAACCAACATGTCGTAAGATACGAAGGACCATTGAAGAAATTCGTGCTCTCACGCAGGAAACAGCACAGTTTCAGTGGAATTGGTATAaag AAACATCCGGGAAGTTCACgacatttgaaaagaaatgtattCCGAAAATATCTTACAAGGATGTTCATGAAGTAATAGGGCAATTAAAAGCAGCCGCAATTGGAAATGATTTGAGATGTCTTCAGTACTGCTACAACGTATTAAAGTCCTATCCAAGCGAA GACTTCGAAGATGCTTGCCTCATGGTGTATGGAGAGCATATTAAGGTTGAATTTTATTCGGGGGAAAAATCTAATCTGTTTGAAGTGACTCTTGATGACAAAAATGACCCTGTCTTGAATGACAATGGTCTGTATTATTGGAAATACGAAGAAAAGGCCGTTACAATTTGTCCAAGCAAAGAAGGTAAACTTTCGTGCTATTCTGCCATTATCCGGGATCATGATTTGAGTCAGACTTCTTGA